The sequence ATAGAATTTAAACATTTCTGCAATAACTAAATACTTTGATATTCTACGTTGCTCTGGAATTTCACTTTGCTCCAGTTCAACAGAGgcacagaacagacagaaaatgAATTCAAAGATATTTTGGGTTGCAAAgggaaaactgaaaaacaaacatggaCATTTTATACTGAGAATGTTTTTATTCAAAGTTTACTCCCCTTAGTGCTTCCAGTACACCATACAACAGCATTATGTGAGCTGGATAAGTGCAGTGGAGGGTGCTAAATGATGGAGTAGCACGTCGCCATGCTAACAACACTAGGGCGGGTGTGTCAATACAGTGAAATTAGAACCACGACTTTTCCACCAAGATTTTCTTAGTTTTAAAACGAACAAAAgaattcaaaaataaaaaaaatctgaaaagggATTTTACAGTAAAGAGGGCTGAACTCCAACAACTTCCTGTCcacagtggggtgggggggtggggtgggggggttatcaCAGAACAGGTTAGAGGTCGTCATCTTCATCTGGGAGTGCTGTTTGTGATGCAACCTGGACAGCGAGAGGTGGTTGTTAGAATGGAGgtccatttaaataaataaaaagaacagaGGTCAGCCAAATTTGTGAATAGACACTTACTTGGAGCTCTTCCTCATACTTGGCGGCAAGAGATGGATCCATCTGGACTTCTGGGGGAGCGAGGGCAGGCATTGCCACAAACTCTAGGTTAGGGTCACCAATCAATTTTCTTGCTAGCCACAGGAAAGGCTTCTCAAAGTTGTAGTTACTCTTGGCAGAAATGTCGTAGTActggagggaagaaaaaaaaaaaaagtggttttatGATAAAAATTCAAGTTCAAACCAAATACGGATGGAAATCATTATCAATATACCCATACTCTGCTACAGATTACTGAAGGAGAGCAATAGTTACCTGCAGGTTCTTCTTGCGGTGAAACACAATGCTCTTGGCTTTCACTTTCCTGTCTTTGATGTCCACTTTGTTGCCACAAAGGACGATGGGAATGTTCTCACAGACGCGAACCAGGTCACGATGCCAGTTGGGTACGTTCTTATAGGTGACTCGAGAGGTGACATCAAACATGATGATAGCACACTGAGCTGTGGGGGAAGCAGGAAATTCGTGTGAGTTTGTGATTATGCAAACTTTTGTTAAGCATATCAAGTTAGGCACAACAATTATTCAAGAAAAAAGCAAGCAAGAACTGAGGAATACCTTGAATGTAGTAGCCATCTCTTAAACCTCCAAACTTCTCCTGACCAGCTGTGTCCCACACATTGAACTTTATGGCCCCTCTGTTGGTGTGAAACAGCAGTGGGTGTACCTCTACTCCCAGGGTAGCTAGAATTACAAACAAAGATGgtagaataaaatgtgaaaacgTAATCAATAGCATTATTTAGAACAAGAGATTGAAACTTATGAAGGAAAAGACATGTACCATCCAAACAAACTGCTGAACCTATGCCACATGTATTCTGTGTATTATCTTAGAACATGATATGCTTCTACCAGTGGTTGAATCATGTTGATTGAATGACACTCAAATGCAACAAAGCTACAGTAAAGGGAAGAGAGAATTCAACTTTTAAACTCACAAGCTGTGGCTATATCCACATGGAGTCCTATTATGATTGAAATTCTCTATATAATAATATTTTGCTCCAATTTCAGTACTGAAAAAAGGCTAGCCTCAATAAGTCTCATATAGCAGGGTCATTCAGTATATTATTGTATTCTAAATGATTGAAAACTAAGGACCATGACTTTATAAATGCCAACTGAAAGACTGACAACCGCTCCACTGCTCTAGAAGCTGAGTAGGCTAAAACGGCGCCACTAATGCTGCTACTTTGAGCATTTGCTGAAATTAACGAGATTTGCAGTGTTTATGCCGATTAAGTACTTACCAACATATTTCTTTTCAAACTCTCCTGTGATGTGCCGTTTCACAAAAGTCGTCTTCCCAGTACCTCCATCTCCTACCAACACAAGCTGAAACAACAGCAGAGAGCACATTTAGTTTAGACTGGTTGGTACTGGTTCTGCATTTTAACGATTAGCAGAGTTAGCCATAAGTACTGCAAGTTGCGTTACCGCTTTCCACATATGTTGAAACAAGTAAAAGTGACCAGTAATGAACTCACCTTAAAAACAGCTACGGGTTCAGTCATTGCGACCGCGGCCGCCATGGTTACAGATTTATAGGAGCTGAGGGAAACAAGGCGGGATGGTTAGCATATTATCCGTCATGGTGCTACCTGACAAGTTAGCTAGACGGTTGTGCTTAGGCATACTCGTCTACTGCGTTAGCTAGCTGGTACTTGAGTAATACAGCATAAATAAGTTGAATTTACATATCCACCGACTGTAAAAATGCGCGATTAACATCTCAGTCTGACTCTGGGTAACCGCCTGTTAACCACTGTATAGCGTTGTACAGCTTTAGCACTTTCAATGACTACATGCTAATGCTCCAGCAGTTGCCGCGTTCGTTGCAGTCACATCAGTTGAGCTAACATCGTACAGATTATCCAGCAGTGGCACATATCAGCAATAACTTTGACTGATATCCCAATAGACTAGCCCCCAGAACCAGTTACGAACCCAAGTATATGCTAGGTAGCTAGCATGCTACAATCGTTGGCATGAGTGCGCCATACGACCCGCGACGGCACTTTTTCTTGCTCGACTGAAACAATTGGACTGGAAAATTATTTAATCTGTTCCATGTTGCAGTTGTTCACCTATTAGAACCAACTAAAACAGGTCACGTCGATTTGACTTGACGCATTGAAACGTTATTTATGACAACGATGGTCAAAACATTTTATGACACATTTGCTATTCTCAGGAACAAAGCAGCGGAATGAGGTGCTGTGCGGGCTAACCTGTTAGCCAACACAGCATGGGAGCCATTCTTTCCCCAGAGCTAATGGCTAACGGTAAGTTAGCCGAGAGTTAGCACCAAAAATCAATGGCCTAATGTGGCGGCTCATTCCTCACGTGGCTACGAATTAAACTCAACCCAAATCCTAAACATAGCCTCTAGCTTGCTATTGCTTTAAAACACTTTCCGGATTAGCACAAAGTTGAAACATAGGATGGCTCGTTGTAAGAGCAGAAAAAATAGAGACTCACCCGGTGCTGCTGCGAAGAAGGGAAAGACTAAATGGCTGCGTTCGCGGGAGATTCGGCGTGGACTATGAGTCAGTTTCCGCCCTTATCACGTGACCACCTCAGCGGCAAAACGCACACTATTCCTATTCCGTGCATTAACAGCGGCGCACTCAGAGCGTGATTCAGCATGTTTATCCCCTAAATGAACCCTGTTATCTTTGGGACCTGCAAATATACAAGTGTAACTCAATTCAGTATCAGTGCAGtcttgaaaatgtttgcatcagaTGCAAGGTATCAGATACTGAAGTTTTCAACGCAGTGTCAAAAAACCTCTGGAATAAGAAACCTGTTGGATAACAAATAATATTCTAATCATGTTATTTACATGGTTGTCAATTAATTTGAGGATGAATTTTCTAATACAGTCTAATACCACAAGATTTACAGTGACACAAAAGTGACATTACTTAAGTAAGCACATTAAGTGAATCAACTGATTGTTGAATTTAAGCCTTactaatatttattatttatattgattTAGTCAGTACAAAATGTATGTAACAGGTAGGTTTTGGAATGCTTTATTTCAGTATCTTCATCAGCCTATATAACATAATACGCTTCAGAAAGGTCCTGATTATAGTCATATACAATTTGTTTATAAAGTGCAATAGAAAAAAGTACATAAATTGTGCGTATAGTGGTTGTAAAATATTTTCTctaaacattttaaagttttcacAAAACATGGCATATAATTGTGCGtttatatattttagtgcaaCTCCTGACTGAACAGAATCAGTGGCTGTGAAGCTTCAGTCCTTATTTGTAACTCAGTGGAATATTTCTGAAGCTAAAAAGTAATGTCATCACTGCATGACAGGGTAAAAC is a genomic window of Sphaeramia orbicularis chromosome 10, fSphaOr1.1, whole genome shotgun sequence containing:
- the ran gene encoding GTP-binding nuclear protein Ran; this encodes MAAAVAMTEPVAVFKLVLVGDGGTGKTTFVKRHITGEFEKKYVATLGVEVHPLLFHTNRGAIKFNVWDTAGQEKFGGLRDGYYIQAQCAIIMFDVTSRVTYKNVPNWHRDLVRVCENIPIVLCGNKVDIKDRKVKAKSIVFHRKKNLQYYDISAKSNYNFEKPFLWLARKLIGDPNLEFVAMPALAPPEVQMDPSLAAKYEEELQVASQTALPDEDDDL